GGTGCCAAAGGGGGTGGAATCGGGCGCGGCGGGCGGCATCGTCATGGGGGCGAGGCTAGCATGCCCCCGGCGGCCCCCACGCGCCTTCGCCCTGTGCGCGCCGCGCTACAGTGCCCGGCGTGCCTGGTCCCGAAGTGCTGCTCTACGGCCTGCCCCTGGCCTTTCTCGCCGGTTTTCTGGACGCGGTGGCGGGGGGCGGTGGCACCATCACGCTGCCCACGCTGTTTTTGATGGGCCTCAGCCCGGCGCAGGTGGTGGCCACCAACAAGCTGCTGGCCATTTTCGGCTCGGGCAGTGCCACGTGGCAGTACTGGAAAAATGGCCATGTGGAGCGGCCCCTGGTGCTGCGCTTGATCCCCCTGGCCCTTCTGGGCAGCGCGCTGGGGGCCTTTCTGGTGCGCTTTGTGGACCCGGCGCTGTTTCGCACGCTGGTGGGCGTGGTGATTCTGGGGGTCGGCGCGCTGGTGCTGATCAACAAACGCTTTGGCCTGGAAGACCGCTACCCGGGCCTCACCGCCCGCACCCTGGCCCTGACCCTGCCCGGCACCCTCCTCATTGGCATCTACGACGGCTTTCTGGGCCCCGGCACCGGCACCTTCGCCATGTTCC
This genomic stretch from Deinococcus aquaedulcis harbors:
- a CDS encoding TSUP family transporter → MPGPEVLLYGLPLAFLAGFLDAVAGGGGTITLPTLFLMGLSPAQVVATNKLLAIFGSGSATWQYWKNGHVERPLVLRLIPLALLGSALGAFLVRFVDPALFRTLVGVVILGVGALVLINKRFGLEDRYPGLTARTLALTLPGTLLIGIYDGFLGPGTGTFAMFLFSLAGFSLVRASGNARTLNFATNLGAFGLFLLGGHMVWWIGLPMGVANALGAFLGARMAMLRGSAFVKWVYGVIVVLVAARLFFGR